Proteins encoded by one window of Rhodospirillales bacterium:
- a CDS encoding TIGR01459 family HAD-type hydrolase, producing the protein MITASVPLISGLAEIADDYDGVLVDLWGCLHNGIVAYPSAVEALVRFRERGGRIVLLSNAPRTDVPVKGQIARMGVPDNAWDAIMTAGLALRLEMEERSDPWFAALGCRYYHVGTENDAILLDGLDYERVADIGDAEFVLCCGIRESGETLDDIWPEIEPAFRAGLPLVSANPDKSVLRGEKREICAGAIAGDWQARGGAMRQEGKPCPAVYRRCRALMGDVPPERILAVGDGIETDIVGAQQAGIDSVWITGGLPAHTWGIASDTAPPHDRVAQACAEQNVRPRGVMPLLAW; encoded by the coding sequence ATGATCACTGCGTCCGTTCCCCTGATCTCTGGTCTCGCCGAGATCGCCGACGACTACGACGGCGTCCTGGTCGACCTCTGGGGTTGTCTGCACAACGGGATAGTGGCCTACCCGTCAGCCGTCGAGGCTCTCGTCCGTTTCCGCGAGCGCGGCGGACGGATCGTGCTGCTGTCGAACGCGCCGCGCACGGATGTGCCGGTCAAGGGCCAGATCGCGCGCATGGGCGTGCCGGACAACGCCTGGGACGCCATCATGACCGCCGGCCTCGCCCTGAGGTTGGAGATGGAGGAACGGAGCGACCCCTGGTTCGCGGCGCTCGGCTGCCGTTACTACCACGTCGGCACGGAGAACGATGCGATCCTGCTCGACGGGCTCGACTACGAACGTGTCGCCGACATCGGTGACGCCGAGTTCGTGCTGTGCTGTGGCATTCGCGAAAGCGGTGAAACGCTGGATGACATATGGCCTGAGATCGAACCCGCCTTCCGGGCCGGTCTGCCGCTGGTCTCCGCCAATCCCGACAAGTCCGTGCTGCGCGGCGAGAAGCGGGAGATATGTGCGGGCGCGATCGCCGGGGACTGGCAGGCGCGCGGCGGTGCGATGCGGCAGGAAGGCAAACCCTGCCCGGCGGTCTACCGCCGTTGTCGCGCTCTGATGGGCGACGTGCCGCCCGAGCGCATTCTGGCGGTCGGAGATGGCATCGAAACCGACATCGTCGGTGCGCAGCAGGCCGGGATCGACTCGGTCTGGATCACTGGGGGGCTGCCCGCCCACACCTGGGGTATTGCGTCCGATACGGCACCGCCGCACGATCGCGTGGCACAGGCCTGTGCCGAGCAGAATGTTCGGCCCCGTGGTGTGATGCCGCTGCTGGCCTGGTGA
- a CDS encoding alpha/beta hydrolase, with protein MYRRPRDRGKWRCVFLALAVVVVLFLLAAGSIWLRHGESVTVLGGLLTAAPGVVPDTIERRDVMLTVDDGVLAFDVYEPDEATAVLVLVPGLTPAGRDDERVIAVAGVLAGSGFRTVVPELPGATRFRTDAADAAVLASVIDHVVPVARQAELPTVVVAISYGQGPALVALAGDRGDLVDAYLGLGGYYDALSVVRFTTTGAIGAGADARIGEPDPRARWILLLANAPLVSSPEDRWTLDSLARDAYVEGTPSLTEIAAVMAVLQPDARALLAFAANTDPARVEPLLADLDPSLRAGMMAVSPILHDLSGLEGKIILVHGDADPIVPCEESVRLAEAVPGSTLFVVPGFSHIESEATGVAGQIAMVRAVTALLDLRSLP; from the coding sequence TTGTATCGTCGGCCGCGAGATCGGGGCAAATGGCGCTGCGTCTTCCTGGCCCTGGCCGTTGTTGTCGTCCTGTTTCTGCTCGCCGCCGGTTCCATCTGGCTGCGCCATGGCGAGTCGGTCACGGTTCTGGGCGGCTTGCTCACCGCAGCGCCCGGTGTCGTCCCGGACACCATCGAGCGGCGAGACGTGATGCTGACTGTCGACGACGGCGTGCTGGCGTTTGACGTTTACGAACCCGATGAAGCAACAGCGGTGCTTGTCCTCGTGCCGGGGCTGACGCCGGCAGGCCGCGATGACGAACGAGTCATTGCCGTGGCTGGAGTTCTCGCAGGCTCAGGCTTTCGCACCGTGGTGCCGGAGCTTCCCGGTGCCACACGCTTCCGGACCGACGCCGCCGACGCAGCGGTGCTCGCATCGGTCATTGATCATGTTGTACCCGTTGCCCGCCAGGCAGAGCTTCCGACTGTCGTGGTCGCGATCTCCTACGGCCAGGGACCCGCGCTCGTTGCGCTCGCGGGTGACCGCGGTGACCTCGTGGATGCCTACCTCGGACTCGGCGGTTACTACGACGCCCTGTCGGTGGTGCGGTTCACGACGACCGGTGCGATCGGCGCCGGAGCGGATGCCCGGATCGGCGAGCCGGATCCGCGCGCCCGGTGGATCCTGCTCCTCGCCAACGCGCCGCTGGTCTCCTCCCCCGAAGATCGATGGACGCTCGACTCGCTTGCTCGCGATGCCTACGTGGAGGGCACACCATCGCTGACCGAGATCGCGGCGGTCATGGCAGTGCTGCAGCCGGATGCGCGCGCATTGCTGGCGTTCGCGGCCAACACGGACCCGGCCCGCGTCGAGCCCTTGCTGGCGGACCTCGATCCGAGCCTGCGGGCAGGCATGATGGCGGTCTCGCCCATCCTGCACGACCTCTCCGGGCTCGAAGGCAAGATCATCCTGGTTCACGGCGATGCCGATCCGATCGTGCCCTGCGAGGAAAGCGTGCGCCTGGCTGAGGCCGTGCCGGGAAGCACGCTGTTCGTCGTGCCCGGTTTCTCCCACATCGAGTCCGAGGCCACGGGCGTCGCGGGGCAGATCGCCATGGTTCGCGCCGTGACGGCCCTGCTCGATCTCCGGTCCTTGCCCTGA
- a CDS encoding histidine ammonia-lyase, translating to MTTVLLGGGDTAIADVVAVSRDGEAVALSDVARDAMARSRAVVERFSAEDRPVYGLTRGLGGRVVHEVSKEERENFSRVMVLARACGAGAPLPRDAVRAAMFTRASSMARGGAGARPLIAETLCAMLNGGVHPWIPSIGSVGASDLALCANMALPLFGDGRAELDGAWFDGAEAMMCAGIDIVQPLEKEGLALCAANAVSAGLGALVLHDIEHLLDLMDGIVVLSFEAFRANPSPIDPRVVMARGAPGQARAAQSLRHKLEGTVLFEAGGPRRVQDPISLRCVSHVHGSLRAAIDFCEPNVTVELNGAGDNPVVLERDEEILSTGNFHTPAMAVAFDALTLAMSQTSTMVAQRVSRLLQNRFTDLPESLTRHGTTHAGLGLMSLTSETLSKEIHMLGAPASLQDSSGYNVEDHAPMSTLAVRQARDAVDLLRQAAACELIAAAEAFDLRAPAQAAHVACAFRDTVRTIVSPLDGDRSMTHELGTVAEAIAAGRFDACLAAEG from the coding sequence ATGACGACGGTCCTTCTTGGTGGTGGCGACACCGCAATCGCCGATGTCGTGGCGGTATCAAGAGATGGTGAAGCTGTTGCTCTGTCCGATGTCGCGCGCGATGCGATGGCGCGTTCGCGCGCGGTGGTCGAGCGCTTCAGCGCCGAGGACAGGCCGGTCTACGGCCTGACGCGTGGCCTGGGCGGCCGTGTGGTTCATGAGGTCAGCAAGGAAGAACGCGAGAACTTCAGCCGGGTCATGGTGCTGGCCCGGGCCTGTGGTGCCGGCGCACCGCTGCCGCGCGATGCCGTGCGTGCGGCGATGTTCACACGGGCCAGCAGCATGGCGCGCGGCGGAGCGGGCGCACGTCCGCTGATCGCGGAGACGCTGTGCGCCATGTTGAACGGCGGCGTGCATCCTTGGATTCCGTCGATCGGTTCGGTCGGCGCCTCGGATCTGGCGCTGTGTGCCAACATGGCGCTGCCGCTGTTCGGCGACGGTCGGGCCGAGCTCGATGGCGCGTGGTTCGATGGTGCCGAGGCCATGATGTGCGCCGGTATCGATATCGTTCAGCCACTCGAGAAGGAGGGCCTCGCGCTTTGTGCGGCCAATGCCGTGTCCGCAGGCTTGGGTGCCCTTGTCCTGCACGACATCGAGCATCTGCTCGATCTGATGGATGGCATCGTCGTTCTGTCGTTCGAGGCCTTTCGCGCCAACCCGAGTCCGATCGATCCGCGTGTCGTGATGGCGCGCGGGGCGCCGGGACAGGCGCGCGCGGCGCAGAGCCTGCGGCACAAGCTCGAGGGCACGGTGTTGTTCGAAGCGGGCGGGCCGCGCCGGGTCCAGGATCCCATCAGCCTGCGCTGCGTCAGCCATGTCCATGGTAGCCTGCGCGCGGCGATCGACTTCTGCGAACCCAATGTTACGGTCGAACTCAACGGTGCCGGGGACAACCCGGTGGTTCTGGAGCGCGACGAGGAGATCCTCTCCACCGGCAACTTCCACACGCCGGCCATGGCGGTCGCCTTCGATGCGCTGACGCTGGCAATGTCGCAGACCTCCACGATGGTGGCACAGCGTGTCTCGCGCCTGCTGCAGAATCGGTTCACCGATCTCCCGGAATCGCTGACGCGCCACGGTACGACCCATGCCGGACTCGGCCTGATGTCGCTGACCTCCGAGACCCTGTCCAAGGAGATTCACATGCTCGGTGCGCCGGCGAGCCTGCAGGACAGCTCCGGCTACAACGTCGAGGATCATGCGCCAATGTCGACTCTCGCCGTGCGCCAGGCGCGCGATGCCGTCGACCTGCTGCGCCAGGCTGCGGCCTGCGAACTGATCGCGGCGGCCGAGGCGTTCGATCTGCGTGCGCCCGCGCAAGCCGCTCATGTCGCTTGTGCGTTCCGCGACACGGTGCGGACTATCGTGTCGCCGCTCGACGGCGATCGCAGCATGACTCACGAGCTTGGCACCGTCGCGGAGGCCATCGCTGCGGGCCGCTTCGATGCATGCCTCGCCGCCGAAGGCTGA
- a CDS encoding HEAT repeat domain-containing protein, whose translation MNARSLARLTPVLAAALVMSTTGLSRAQVMPESVLINVDQRYEFRKPSLMEYDEIEGHELPVVEHIEDMLFAADIEPLLPGDGDAESTIQVEVRGQAIGGIYLEPGRAYLYTGANLAGEITIVATDGSVAARSFAATIQRPFDITLNLGYDDPANAPFRIALEQPGGFLEQICHAMAEAWGVESIMPSLHEDEPAIRYAVAAALGNIGDPIAVPDLIEALHDDHERVRWEAAWSLGRIGDVSAIPELIEALNDDSGDVRWFSSWSLRALTGEDFGSDYDAWIGWLETSEATARG comes from the coding sequence ATGAATGCCCGTTCCCTCGCACGTCTGACGCCTGTCCTGGCTGCGGCACTTGTCATGTCGACAACGGGCTTGTCCCGGGCGCAGGTGATGCCCGAAAGCGTCCTGATCAATGTCGACCAGCGCTACGAGTTCCGCAAGCCTTCGCTGATGGAGTACGACGAGATCGAGGGCCACGAGTTGCCCGTGGTCGAGCATATCGAAGATATGCTCTTTGCCGCCGACATCGAACCTCTTCTGCCCGGTGACGGCGACGCTGAATCGACGATCCAGGTCGAGGTCCGGGGACAGGCGATCGGCGGAATCTATCTGGAACCCGGCAGGGCCTATCTTTACACCGGTGCCAATCTTGCAGGTGAGATCACGATTGTCGCAACAGACGGGAGCGTGGCCGCACGCAGTTTCGCTGCCACCATTCAGCGTCCGTTCGACATCACCCTGAACCTCGGCTACGACGACCCTGCCAACGCCCCCTTCCGGATCGCGCTGGAGCAGCCGGGCGGGTTTCTGGAGCAAATCTGTCATGCAATGGCGGAGGCCTGGGGCGTCGAGAGCATCATGCCATCGCTCCATGAGGACGAGCCGGCGATCCGCTACGCGGTGGCAGCGGCGCTCGGCAACATCGGTGACCCCATCGCCGTGCCTGACCTGATCGAAGCCCTCCATGACGACCACGAACGTGTTCGCTGGGAAGCTGCCTGGTCGCTCGGACGGATTGGTGATGTCAGTGCCATACCCGAGCTGATCGAGGCGCTTAACGACGATTCGGGCGATGTCCGCTGGTTCTCGTCCTGGTCTCTCAGGGCACTCACGGGAGAGGATTTCGGGTCCGACTACGACGCCTGGATCGGCTGGCTGGAAACGAGCGAGGCAACCGCCCGGGGTTGA
- a CDS encoding sel1 repeat family protein: MSKPIDSFTCRALAAVACALMVAFASPSSAGEVPETYGEAMAWYREEAAAGNAEAQFLLAYALESGVHAAAAPAEARHWYTEAAEQGHAMAQVRLAMMLLEGRGGAADPDLARRYLLDAADAGSTDAMSILGYILASSEPADPESAYRWFSLAARAGDPIAAANLAALSQAMSDDQRAAAQQAFEDWLATSRGQ; this comes from the coding sequence ATGTCGAAACCGATCGACAGTTTCACTTGTCGCGCTCTCGCGGCTGTTGCCTGTGCGCTCATGGTGGCGTTTGCCTCGCCGTCGTCCGCCGGTGAGGTGCCGGAGACCTACGGCGAAGCGATGGCGTGGTATCGCGAGGAAGCTGCCGCGGGCAATGCGGAGGCGCAGTTCCTTCTCGCTTATGCGCTCGAGAGCGGGGTCCACGCCGCCGCCGCACCGGCCGAAGCGCGGCACTGGTACACCGAGGCCGCAGAGCAGGGCCATGCCATGGCGCAGGTCAGGCTCGCCATGATGCTGCTTGAGGGCAGGGGCGGGGCGGCTGACCCCGATCTGGCCCGCCGCTATCTTCTGGACGCGGCTGACGCCGGATCGACCGACGCGATGTCCATTCTGGGATACATCCTGGCCAGCAGCGAGCCAGCCGATCCCGAGAGCGCCTATCGCTGGTTCAGCCTGGCGGCCCGGGCCGGTGATCCGATTGCCGCCGCCAACCTTGCCGCGCTGAGCCAGGCGATGAGTGACGACCAGCGTGCGGCCGCGCAGCAGGCCTTCGAAGACTGGCTGGCGACGTCCCGGGGCCAATAG
- the meaB gene encoding methylmalonyl Co-A mutase-associated GTPase MeaB produces MTTPPTDHVTRWSDALSRGQRADLARAITAVENDGPDAPAIVQAAHGLAGRAMVVGFTGAPGAGKSTLVAAYVEELRRRDLSVGVLAVDPSSPLTGGALLGDRIRMLSHAGDRDVFVRSIASRGHLGGLAPSACAVVNVMDASGRDVVVVETVGVGQSEVEVTDLADVRVVVWTPGAGDDVQAAKAGLLEIADIIVVNKADLPQAGATEAALRSAASCRGAETPDILRTSAVRREGIGGLADGIADRAGRADGVRASGAERRLRHQLSGRAAALVAEAIGGSRHLDALTAAMRSGEMSLDEAARALIAELSI; encoded by the coding sequence ATGACCACACCCCCGACCGATCACGTGACCCGCTGGAGCGACGCGCTCTCGCGGGGCCAGAGGGCCGATCTCGCGCGTGCCATCACGGCTGTCGAGAACGACGGGCCTGACGCACCGGCGATTGTTCAGGCAGCACACGGTCTGGCGGGCAGGGCAATGGTCGTGGGGTTCACCGGTGCGCCCGGTGCCGGCAAGTCGACCCTGGTCGCTGCCTATGTCGAGGAGCTGCGCCGAAGGGATCTGTCGGTCGGCGTTCTGGCGGTCGATCCTTCCAGTCCGCTCACCGGCGGGGCATTGCTCGGCGACAGGATTCGCATGCTGAGCCATGCCGGGGACCGCGATGTTTTCGTCCGCAGCATCGCATCGCGTGGCCATCTGGGCGGTCTGGCCCCTTCGGCCTGTGCCGTGGTCAACGTGATGGACGCGTCCGGGCGTGATGTCGTTGTTGTCGAAACCGTAGGCGTGGGGCAGTCCGAAGTTGAGGTCACCGACCTCGCCGATGTCCGTGTCGTGGTCTGGACGCCTGGCGCCGGTGACGATGTTCAGGCCGCCAAGGCGGGTCTTCTCGAGATTGCCGACATCATCGTCGTCAACAAGGCGGACCTGCCACAGGCCGGTGCGACCGAGGCGGCTCTGCGCAGCGCGGCATCCTGCAGAGGCGCCGAGACGCCCGATATTCTGCGGACATCGGCGGTGCGGCGTGAGGGCATCGGCGGGCTTGCCGATGGAATCGCCGATCGTGCCGGGCGCGCCGACGGGGTTCGCGCGTCAGGGGCCGAACGCCGCCTCAGGCACCAGCTCTCCGGTCGTGCCGCAGCCCTTGTGGCCGAGGCGATCGGCGGCAGCAGACATCTCGATGCCCTGACGGCCGCGATGCGGTCGGGCGAGATGAGCCTGGATGAAGCCGCCCGCGCCCTGATCGCAGAGCTGTCGATCTGA
- a CDS encoding ABC transporter ATP-binding protein: MIGRDERSTIAAVRTTNLLELQRLSGQDNGFPPVEEVSLSFAPGQSHFLMGTSDSGSGSLLRLIAGFGTAASGHVLYNGHDLSGIPPRRRPFTLLTARDALFPHMTVSRNVSYGLNTRDLERSELDHRIESVLHLAGIDGRGDAMPDDLTAGERQQVALARALAVEPLVLLMDEALSYVDPAAVGRIMTGLRSLRKDVGFTLITATADGALAMAFADRIVVMREGRIVEQGSPRMLYDSPRSALTARLTGPANLIPGHVLRDLPRHDVSKQTRDAAKAGDRRALLVRPDTLDLHLVQPDAPAIVGHVASLAYSPAGMAAHIRIDGMPETLIARVDTPRLDPDDLPEGRRVWCTWADELARVVPLDPEIDLETGPATAANN, from the coding sequence TTGATCGGTCGGGACGAACGAAGCACCATCGCCGCCGTGCGCACGACCAATCTCCTTGAGCTTCAACGACTGAGCGGCCAGGACAACGGTTTTCCGCCGGTTGAAGAGGTATCGCTGAGCTTTGCGCCGGGGCAATCCCATTTTCTGATGGGCACATCCGACAGCGGGAGTGGAAGTCTGTTGCGCCTGATCGCGGGCTTCGGCACCGCCGCATCGGGCCATGTGCTCTACAACGGCCACGATCTCAGCGGCATTCCACCACGACGGCGGCCGTTTACACTTCTGACGGCGCGTGATGCGCTGTTTCCGCACATGACGGTCAGCAGGAACGTGTCCTACGGGCTCAACACGCGCGATCTGGAGCGCAGCGAACTGGACCATCGAATCGAGTCCGTTCTGCATCTCGCCGGCATCGACGGCCGCGGCGACGCGATGCCGGACGACCTGACGGCAGGCGAACGACAACAGGTTGCGCTCGCCCGGGCACTCGCCGTGGAACCGCTCGTTCTGCTGATGGACGAGGCGCTCAGCTACGTCGATCCCGCGGCAGTTGGACGCATCATGACCGGCCTGCGATCCCTCCGGAAAGATGTCGGTTTCACCCTGATCACGGCGACGGCGGACGGTGCCCTTGCGATGGCTTTCGCCGATCGTATCGTTGTCATGCGTGAGGGCCGGATCGTCGAGCAGGGTTCGCCGCGCATGCTGTACGATTCGCCGCGCAGCGCCCTGACCGCACGCCTGACCGGTCCCGCCAACCTGATTCCCGGTCATGTCCTGCGCGATCTGCCGCGCCACGACGTGAGCAAGCAGACTCGGGACGCCGCAAAGGCCGGTGACCGTCGTGCACTGCTGGTGCGGCCGGACACGCTTGACCTGCATCTTGTCCAGCCCGACGCCCCGGCGATCGTGGGACATGTCGCAAGCCTGGCCTATTCGCCCGCAGGGATGGCCGCTCACATCCGCATCGACGGCATGCCCGAAACACTGATCGCCCGCGTCGACACACCAAGGCTTGATCCCGATGACTTGCCCGAAGGGCGCCGGGTGTGGTGTACGTGGGCGGACGAGTTGGCACGCGTGGTGCCGCTCGATCCGGAAATTGATCTGGAAACGGGGCCGGCGACGGCTGCAAACAACTGA
- a CDS encoding glycosyltransferase, with product MRDGKTIAFFPEGAFGPALNSVGIAQVCREMGHNPVFIADRGFGGVFEGYGFEEHLISMSEPMEPEAMARYWVDFINGQIPNFRTPPIEQVSTYIKACWEAIIDTALWAEKDLPATLDKIKPDLICVDNVVLFPATKRYGVPWVRIISCSENEIEDPDIPPHLSGCRENDHACFATYRETFDREIGPIHARFNAFLKACGEEPYPLGQFFEASPYLNLLHYPKPLAFNRRHPLDPETFVYLEGCIRKEKPYELPQFKAHNDKPLLYVSFGSLGSGDTDLMKRLMAALGNLSCRVLVNVGDYGDAYDNIPDNCHVESWYPQPSVIEQVDAVIHHGGNNSFNECLYFGKPALIMPYCWDGHDNATHIDERGYGIAQERYVWTDADIAGHVERMMTDADMKARLEALSRHMQAENGTRKGAEALDALLKKTSL from the coding sequence ATGCGTGACGGCAAGACTATTGCCTTCTTTCCCGAGGGGGCTTTCGGGCCCGCGCTGAATTCCGTGGGCATCGCCCAGGTCTGTCGCGAGATGGGCCACAACCCGGTGTTCATCGCCGACCGGGGTTTCGGTGGCGTGTTCGAGGGCTACGGCTTCGAAGAGCATCTGATCTCGATGTCCGAGCCCATGGAGCCCGAAGCCATGGCGCGTTACTGGGTCGACTTCATCAACGGCCAGATCCCGAACTTCCGGACCCCGCCGATCGAGCAGGTCTCGACCTACATCAAGGCCTGCTGGGAGGCGATCATCGATACGGCGCTGTGGGCCGAGAAGGATCTCCCGGCGACGCTCGACAAGATCAAGCCCGATCTGATCTGCGTCGACAACGTGGTCCTGTTCCCGGCCACCAAGCGCTACGGCGTGCCCTGGGTCCGCATCATCTCGTGCAGCGAGAACGAGATCGAGGATCCCGACATTCCGCCCCATCTTTCCGGCTGCCGCGAGAATGACCACGCCTGTTTCGCCACCTATCGCGAAACATTCGATCGCGAGATCGGGCCGATCCATGCCCGGTTCAACGCGTTCCTGAAGGCGTGCGGCGAGGAACCCTACCCGCTCGGCCAGTTCTTCGAGGCCTCGCCCTATCTCAACCTGCTGCACTATCCGAAGCCGCTGGCGTTCAACCGGCGTCATCCCCTCGACCCCGAGACGTTCGTCTATCTCGAAGGCTGCATCCGCAAGGAGAAGCCCTACGAGCTGCCACAGTTCAAGGCGCACAATGACAAGCCCCTGCTCTACGTCAGCTTCGGCAGCCTCGGGTCGGGCGACACCGACCTGATGAAGCGCCTGATGGCCGCGCTCGGCAACCTGTCCTGCCGCGTTCTGGTCAATGTCGGCGACTACGGCGATGCCTATGACAACATCCCCGACAATTGCCATGTCGAGAGCTGGTACCCGCAGCCAAGCGTGATCGAACAGGTCGACGCGGTGATCCATCATGGCGGCAACAACAGCTTCAACGAATGTCTCTATTTCGGGAAGCCGGCGCTGATCATGCCCTACTGCTGGGACGGCCACGACAACGCCACCCATATCGACGAACGCGGCTACGGCATTGCCCAGGAGCGCTACGTCTGGACCGACGCCGATATCGCCGGTCACGTCGAGCGCATGATGACCGATGCGGACATGAAGGCCCGCCTCGAGGCCTTGAGCAGGCACATGCAGGCGGAGAACGGCACACGCAAGGGCGCCGAAGCGCTCGACGCTCTGCTGAAGAAGACTTCCCTATGA
- a CDS encoding cupin domain-containing protein, which yields MSAPTVSLFKAAATLADQALADWGPVPEPSGDTVSHTSGRTLIGGGGTFPEAGYWRCTPGTWRCEVGRAEFCQFLEGECIYTSDSGEVIEIRGGDTAWFPAGWNGRCEVRQTVAKTYVIL from the coding sequence ATGAGCGCGCCCACGGTTTCCCTCTTCAAGGCAGCGGCCACGCTTGCCGATCAGGCGCTGGCCGACTGGGGTCCGGTCCCTGAACCATCAGGCGACACTGTGTCCCACACCTCGGGGCGCACGCTGATCGGCGGCGGCGGAACCTTCCCGGAGGCAGGCTACTGGCGCTGTACGCCCGGAACATGGCGTTGCGAGGTGGGACGAGCCGAGTTCTGCCAGTTTCTTGAGGGCGAATGCATCTACACGAGCGACAGCGGCGAGGTAATCGAGATCAGAGGCGGCGACACAGCCTGGTTTCCGGCCGGCTGGAACGGCCGCTGCGAGGTGCGGCAGACAGTCGCGAAAACATACGTCATCCTGTGA
- a CDS encoding DMT family transporter has protein sequence MDNIPRGIVLILLSIFFFVSLDTTAKLMTEAHPPLQVAWGRYLFSVLLLPLLIRPRAWRTALVTRRPGLQVVRSILLVSMTCGFFITVSYIPLADAVAIGFAAPFITTALAIPVLGEKVGIRRWMAILVGFIGVLVVLRPGFEERHWAYFLPLGVALVAAIYNVLTRLVNRYDSAQTSIAFNNMAGVVVMSIVVLTVPGVWSPLGAVDWAMLVLVGGFAMAGHFCLVLAYRNAPVSALAPFTFSHMVLAIIAGLIVFGDVPDWPTLLGAAIIAGSGIYVFHREAVRAREARMGATALE, from the coding sequence GTGGACAACATTCCGCGCGGGATCGTTCTGATCCTGCTTTCGATCTTCTTCTTCGTCTCGCTCGACACCACGGCCAAGCTGATGACCGAGGCCCATCCGCCGCTTCAGGTTGCCTGGGGCCGGTACCTTTTCTCCGTGCTGCTGCTGCCCCTGCTCATCCGGCCGCGCGCGTGGCGCACGGCCCTTGTCACCAGGCGGCCCGGCCTGCAGGTCGTGCGTTCGATCCTGCTGGTCTCAATGACCTGCGGTTTCTTCATCACCGTCAGTTACATCCCGCTGGCGGATGCCGTGGCCATCGGCTTCGCTGCGCCGTTCATCACCACCGCGCTCGCCATCCCCGTGCTGGGTGAGAAGGTCGGCATCCGGCGCTGGATGGCGATCCTGGTGGGATTCATCGGCGTGCTGGTCGTCCTGCGCCCCGGCTTCGAGGAGCGCCACTGGGCCTACTTCCTGCCGCTCGGCGTGGCGCTGGTGGCGGCGATCTACAACGTGCTGACCCGTCTGGTGAACCGTTACGACAGCGCCCAGACCTCGATCGCCTTCAACAACATGGCCGGTGTCGTGGTGATGAGCATCGTGGTGCTCACGGTGCCCGGGGTGTGGTCGCCGCTGGGCGCGGTTGACTGGGCCATGCTGGTGCTGGTCGGCGGCTTCGCCATGGCGGGCCACTTCTGCCTCGTGCTGGCCTACCGCAATGCGCCGGTCTCGGCCCTGGCACCCTTCACCTTCAGCCACATGGTGCTCGCCATCATTGCCGGCCTGATCGTGTTCGGTGACGTGCCCGACTGGCCTACGCTGCTCGGCGCGGCGATCATCGCCGGCTCGGGTATCTACGTCTTCCACCGCGAGGCGGTGCGGGCGCGGGAGGCGCGGATGGGTGCCACCGCTCTGGAGTGA